TGATATGTGCCGGGATGCCTGGCGCTGGCAGTCTCAGAATCCGGAAGGTTATGCCTGATCAAGTCTGCTCGACGACACTAGCATTAAGCAGAAGCTGCCACACAAGAAAGGACAGGATATGGCAAAGAAAACCAGGAACATCATTTTGGCGATCATCATTATTGGTGTGGCCCTTTTTGTGATCATCCAGCTGGTACCTTACGGCAAGGATCATGCGAATCCTCTCGTGGTCAGTGAACCGAATTGGGACAGCCAGCAAACCCACGACCTGGCCAGGCGTGCCTGCTTTGATTGCCACAGCAACGAGACGATTTGGCCCTGGTACTCAAATATTGCCCCAGTATCTTGGCTAGTCTATCATGATGTAGAAGAAGGGAGAAACCGGTTTAATTTATCTGATTGGCAGAATTCTTCTCCACCCGATGCAGGTGAATTCTCAGAAGTGATTTCTGAAAGCGAGATGCCGCCCTTCCAATATCTGCTCATGCATTCATCTGCCAAGCTGAGCGCGGTTGAAAAAGAACAGCTAATCACCGGTCTCCAAAAATCCCTCGGTAAATGATACGTCAAAGTATGAAAAAGTATATTGCTGCCATCGACCAGGGGACTACCAGCACGCGTTGCATCCTCTTTGATCATGCTGGGCTTATCGTACATGCTGCACAGCGTGAGCACCAGCAGATCTACCCCCAACCTGGCTGGGTCGAGCATGACCCATGCGAAATTTGGGAGCGTACCTGCCAGGTTATCCAGGAAGTCCTGGCTGTCAGCAAGGTGCAGCCGAGCGAGATTGAAGCTATCGGGGTGACCAACCAGCGCGAGACCACCCTGGTGTGGGACCGGCTGACTGGGAAACCTCTATCCAACGCCATCGTCTGGCAGGACACCCGCACGAAAGAAATCTGTGATCAGCTTGCTGCAGATGGAGGGCAGGACAGGTTCAGATCCCGTGTGGGATTGCCACTCACCACCTACTTCTCCGGTCCAAAACTCCGTTGGCTGCTGGATCATGTTCACGGCCTGCGTCAAGCTGCGGAGCAAGGTCAGGCGTTGTTTGGCAACATCGACACCTGGCTGATCTGGTGGCTGACCGGCGGTCCGGATGGTGGCGTGCATGTGACCGATGTGACCAATGCAAGCCGTACCATGCTAATGAACCTGGCAACCATTGATTGGGATGACGAAGTCCTGCAGGTAATCAAGATTCCCAAAAAGATGTTACCCAATATTCGAGCCTCCAGCCATGACTCAGCCTACGGGGTTGCCTCCAGCACAGGCCCATTCCAGGCAAATATTCCCATCTGTGGTGACCTGGGGGACCAGCAAGCAGCCATGATTGGCCAGGCTTGTTTCAGCCCTGGTGAAGCGAAAAACACCTACGGAACGGGTTGTTTTATGTTAATGAACACTGGGGCTCACCCGGTCCAATCTCAAAAAGGGTTATTAACCACACTGGCATATCGATTTGGTCAAAATCCTCCCACCTACGCCTTGGAAGGTTCCGTAGCCATCACTGGGGCGTTGGTCCAGTGGATGCGCGATAACCTGGGTTTGATTCAAAAGTCAGCGGATATTGAAATCCTGGCCAGATCGGTTGAAGATAGTGGCGGGATCTATTTTGTACCGGCATTTTCCGGATTATACGCGCCCTACTGGCGGTCAGATGCCAGGGGAGTGATCGTTGGCTTGACCCGATATATCAATAAAGGCCACCTGGCCAGGGCAGTCTTGGAAGCTACTGCCTACCAGAGCCGCGAGGTTTTGGAAGCGATGGAAGTAGATTCTGGGGTCAAGCTACGCAGCCTTAAAGTTGATGGCGGCATGGTAGGCAACGACTTGTTGATGCAATTTCAAGCTGATATCCTGGGTGTAGAGGTTGTCCGGCCTCAAGTAGCGGAAACGACAGCCCTGGGAGCTGCATACGCAGCCGGTTTAGCAGTTGATTTTTGGGATAGTCTTGACGATTTACGTGCTAATTGGCAGGTCAGTCATACCTGGGAACCGGCAATGGATGAAACCAAAAGAGCGGCTCTTTACAAAGGCTGGTTAAAAGCGATCCAGCGAACTTTTGATTGGGTAGAGTAGTCGATTCCTTTTACTTTGCACCATCCTAACTATGAGGTAATTCCATGCGGCAAATTCAGACAGATGTCCTGGTGATCGGTGGAGGTGCAACCGGCACTGGTGTCCTCCGCGATTTAGCCATGCGCGGCTTTCAGTGCGTGCTCATCGAACGCCGTGACCTGGCATATGGCACAACGGGGCGATACCATGGTTTGCTGCATAGCGGTGGGCGTTATGTGGTCAAAGACCCCCAAGCTGCCCGGGAGTGTATTGAAGAAAACCAAATCCTGCGCCGTATCATGCCACAATGCATCGAAGACACGGGTGGTTATTTCGTGCTGACACCCCAAGATGACCCTGCTTACGTTCCCTTATTCTTATTGGGCTGTAAAAACGCGGGTATTCCGGTCGAAGAAATCCCCATTCCTGAGATGCTGAAAACTGAGCCGTTAATGGATGCTCATATCCAGCGTTGTTTCCGCGTGCCTGATGGGTCAGCCGATTCCTTCCTGGCTGCAGAGCTGAATGCCCAATCGGCGGTTGAATACGGCGCACAGCTGCTCTTATACCACGAATTTACCCGTCTACTTTTCAAAGAGAATTCATCAAATAGCTCCGTAATTATTGGAGCAGTTTGTCAGAACATTGTAAAAGACGAAGAAGTACAGATTTATGCCAGCCTGGTTGTCAATGCCTCCGGCGCCTGGGCAGGCAAGGTCGTGCAGACTGCCGGAGTCGAGCTGGTCATGGTCCCCGGAAAGGGCACCATGGTTGCATTAAACCATCGTGTGGTCAACACAGTCATCAATCGCTGCAAGCTGCCTGCCGATGGCGATATCCTTGTCCCTGCCCACACCGTGGCAGTCATGGGTACCACCGATATTAAGGTTACCGACCCTGATCACTATGCCATTGAACCCTGGGAAATTCGTTTGATGTTGGATGAAGGCGAAAAGATCATTCCTTGTTTCAAGCAATTCAGGATTCTTCGTGCATGGGCAGGTGTTCGTCCATTAGTCCAGACTTCAGGCACGACAAGTGATCGTGACATCAGCCGCGGTTTCGTCTTGCTTGATCATGCCACCCGCGATGGCATGGAAAACCTCGTGACCATCACGAGTGGAAAATGGACTACATACCGGAAAATGGCACAGGAGACGGTGAACCTGGTCTGCCAGAAGCTTAAAGTCGACCAACCCTGCCGGACACACCTCGAACCTCTCCCACCAAATAATGGACACCCCGCGTACCATCAGTCGGGGCATCGGCTGGAACAGATTGAGCATGAATATTCCTATGGTCAACTGATGTGTGAGTGTGAGCTAGTAAAGGTCGACGAAGTGCAACACTCGATTATCCAATCCAATGCCGCCACGCTGGATGATATCCGCCGGGATACCCGCCTAGGGATGGGTCCGTGCCAGGCAGCGTTTTGCTCATTGCGGGCAATGGGGATGCTACACACCCTGAGAAAGCCCCCCGTGGAAATGACCAACGTCTCCTTGCGCGATTTTCTCAATGAGCGTTGGAAGGGTAATCTACCGATCCTATTTGGCCAGCAGCTACGCCAGGCACGTTTCAATGAATATGTCTATATAAACGTACTCAATGCTGATCATCTACCCGGTGAAAGTGCATCGAAGCTGGCTGCGGAGACATATTCGGAATCCTTTACCCAGCCCACCGTGGTTGAGCCCAGTCTACCTCTGGAGGGTAACTATCCTCCTTCTACTCATCATTTACAGCCTCAGGATGTGCTCGTCATTGGCGCAGGTCTGGCTGGCCTTACTACCGCCTGGCAGCTTGGTGAACATGGAAAACACGCTAAGGTGATCACTCGGGGCTGGGGTGCTCATTACTGGGGAACTGGTTGCATCGATATCATTGGCTACGCACCGCCTGATTATCAGCTACGGATTGACTCCCCATCCAAATTCCTGGAAGAGTATTTAACGTCCAACCCTGATCACCCCTATGCACTGGCCGGATTGGCTGCCCTGGAAAATGCAGCCGATGCTTTCCTGGCGTTATGCCGGGAGGCTGGTTACCCGTACAGCGGTTCACTCGATAAGAATATCCTGCTCGCCACTTCCCTGGGTACTTTACGACCGACTTGCCTCGTCCCGGAGACGATGATGGCTGGTGATTGTTCAGAGAACACACCCATGTTGATTGTGGGGTTTGATAGGTTTTTTGATTTTTATCCTTCTCTTATCGCTGATAACCTGTCTTTCCAGGGGATCCTCGCTCAGGAGCTCGTTCTCGAGTTACCTTCGTTACGAAAACGCAAATTTGTTACCGCCATGGTTTTGGCGCGTTTATTTGATGACCCTGCCTTCTGCCAGGAAGTTAGCGATGCAATCAAGCCACGTTTAGGAAGTGCAGGTCGGGTTGGTTTCCCGGCTGTGCTGGGACTGAAGGATGCTCACACTGCGATTCAGCACCTGCAGGCTTCTCTTGGGGTACCGGTGTTCGAGATTCCCGGCATGCCTCCTTCGATTCCCGGCATCCGCTTACAAAATATCCTGGTATCTTCCATTGAGCAGCGCCATGGCGTTGTTTCAAACGGCATGCTTGCAACTGATTCTACTAATGACGGTACATCTATTTTATCGGTTCATACGGAAGCAGCTGCACGCCATGTCGATCACCTTGCCAAATCATATGTCCTCGCCACGGGCGGCTTCCTGGGTGGTGGAATAACCAGCACCAATAATGTCTATGCGCAAGAGCCCATCTTTAATTTACCCATCACTCCAAGCCCAGCCGAACATCCTTACCAAAACCAATTCATTTCACCCCCAGGCCATCCGCGCTTCCGTACCGGGATTCGCATCGATCACACGCTTCAGCCCACCGACCAGGCTGACCACCCACTCTATTCCAACCTCTACGCAGCTGGCTCACTTTTCCATGGATGCGATTCCGTGCGCGAGCGTAGCCTCGAAGGCATCGCACTGGCTACCGCATTTCGAGTCGCAGAAGTGATCTCGAAGGAACGTGAATCATGAGACTGCCTTCTTCGATCGACAACTGCGCTGGTAATACTACCTTTCAACGATCACCGGTCATTTCACTGGATCAATGCATCAAGTGCAACATATGCACCACGGCTTGCCCTGTATCGGCAGTGACCGACCTGTTCCCCAGTCCCAAGTATGAAGGCCCGCAAGCTGAACGCTTCCGTTTACCAAGCCAGTTATCACCTGATCAATCCGTGGATTATTGTACCGGTTGCCGGGTATGTAACATGGTCTGCCCGAATGGAGTGAAGATCGCCGAGTTGAATGCCCGGGCACGTGCCGCCATGGTGAAAAGCGGCAAGGTTCCCCTCCGATTGCGATTGCGGAATAACCTGGTTGCCCGGGCTGAGCTGCTTGGGAAGGTTGGCCTACCCATCGCTCCTGTTGCGAACACCCTGCTTTCCCTAAAACCTGCCCGCCAGTTCGCTGAATTTGCTCTCTCCATCCACCACGACGCACCCTTGCCTTCCTTTAGCAGGCACCGTTTCACGACCTGGTTTCACAAACGCCAAAACCCCCTGCGTTCAGCTAGAAAAGTTGTCTACTTCCACGGGTGTTCTACCCAATACTACGAGCCACGCGTCGGTAGGGCTGCCGTTCAGGTCTTGGAGCGCAACGGTTTTGAGGTTATCGTGCCAGCCCAAAACTGTTGCGGTCTTCCGCTGCTATCCAACGGGGAATTTCCCGCTGCCCGCAGGTATCTTCAGAGCAACGTCCGTCACCTGGTTGAGTATGCCCGCCAGGGGATACCGATTATCGGCACCTCGACGAGTTGTTCGCTGACCTTGAAAGAAGAAGCCCCAGAGCTGCTGGACATGCATGACGAAGACACCCGGCTGGTCGCAGAGAACACTTATGACTTCAATGAATTCATGTTATCTTTGTTGGATCAAGGTCTGCTCGATACCGACTTAAGTCCGATCCCCTATACCCTGGTTTACCATATCCCCTGTCAGTACCGTGGCCACCGCATCGGTAAACCTGGCCTGCCCTTGTTGGGCTTGATCCCCGGGCTAAACATCATCGATAGCCGCGCAGATTGCTGTGGCATCGCTGGCACGTACGGCTATAAAAAAGAAAAGTATGCCATATCAATGGATATCGGCCAACCACTATTCGATTTCATAACCCATTCCTACCCTGAGAGTCCGCTCGTAGTATGTGATAGTGAAACCTGCCGCTGGCAGATCACTCACGCCACCGGGAAACCGGCAATTCACCCGGTCGAGCTGCTGGCACAGTCTTACGGCATTGGTGCGATTACCGGTTTGATCACATCTTAATTTATCGGATATTTTGTGCACAACCCTTTTGCTTTATTAAAAGAATACCCACGCCAGTTCAGGCTGATGTTCTATGGCATGCTGATCAGCACGATTGGCTCATCCATGATATGGCCGTTCCTGATGATCTATGTCAAAGAACGCGTCCAGCTACCCCTCACCCAGGTTGCCAGCTTGATGACCTTCAATGCTATTGCCGGCATCATTGCATCATTGATCGCCGGGCCAATCACCGATCGGGTTGGGAGGAAATGGGTCATGGTCGTCAGCCTGGTCGGTAATGGCCTGGTGTACTTTTTCATGATCAATGCCCAAACCTATTTGCATTTCGCCCTGCTTCTATCGCTCAGTGGTACATTCAACCCACTCTACCGGGTAGGGGCAGATGCCATGCTAGCAGACCTTATCCCGGCTGAGAAACGCCCAGATGCTTATGCCTTGATCCGCCTCAGCAACAATGCCGGGATTGCCCTTGGACCAACCATCGGCGGATTCCTATCGTCAATCTCGTTTTCGATTACTTTTTACTGCGCAGGGGCAGGGATGATCGCCTACAGCCTTCTACTAGCCTTCCAGGCACATGAGACGTTGCCAGAACAAGCCGGGTTCACCGAAGATCTAGTAGGCATGTTTAGAGGTTACCTGCGAGTCCTGCGCGATGCGCACTTTTTATCCTTTATCGGTGCTTTTATCCTGGCCCAGATGTGCGCAGTGCTTATCTGGATATTGATGCCTGTCTATGCCAACAATAACTTTAATGTTCCAGAAAGCCTGTATGGGTTTATCCCCACCACCAATGCCTTGATGGTCGTATTCCTGCAGGTCTTCGTTACAAACCGCACCAAGCGCTATCAGCCTGCACCAGTGATGATGCTTGGTACTTTCTTTTACACGCTCGGTGTTGGCAGTGTCGCTTTCGGTCACTCGTTCATCGGTTTTTGGATCAGTATTGTGATCATGACCATCGGTGAGCTTATTTTGATGCCTACCGCCTCAACCTACGTGGCTTCCCTCGCGCCCCCCGATATGCGCGGTCGTTATATGAGCATCGCCGGTCTCACCTGGCCTGCCGCTGCCGGTATCGCCCCTCTCATGGGAGGTTATCTCAATGACAATATTGCTCCAGTTGCCATATGGTATGGTGGCTTTTTAGTCGGCATTGTCGGTATCCTTGGTTTTTATTTCCTTTCTAAACGACGACCAGCACCCCAGCCTTCTCTTGTTTCTGATTAATGGATATCTAGTAAAATTAACTACATAATCATTGTTGAGGAGAACAGAAAATGAAATCTTCATCAAGATACCGTTGGGTAGTGGTAGCAATCTTTTTCTTATTCACCCTTCTGCACCAGGCAGATAAGCTCCTGATCGGACCAATGACGGAGATTATCATCCAGGATTTCAATATCACGATGACCCAGATGGGTTTGGTTTCTACCGGCGCTTTGATCGTTGGTGCCATTTTTTATCCGATCTGGGGCTATTTATACGACCGCTTCGCCCGGCCAAAATTGCTGGCCTTAGCATCGTTTATCTGGGGTGCCACCACCTGGTTGAATGCCATCGCTCCTACGTATTCTGCTTTTCTGGTCACGCGCTCATCGACCGGTATCGACGATTCCAGCTATCCCGGCATGTACAGCCTGATATCTGATTATTTCGGTCCAAAACTACGCGGTAAGGTCTATGGTTTATTACAATTTACCCAACCCCTGGGATACCTTGTGGGCATGGTGCTTGGTCTGCTGCTGGCGGGTGTTATTGGTTGGAGAGGGGTATTCTATATCACTGGCTCATTAGGCGTGCTCATGGCGTTCGTAATCTTCTTCGGAGTCAAGGACGTTCCCCGCGGGCAAAGTGAACCCGAAATGGCCGGTGTTGAAATCCAGGGCCAGTATAAGTTCAGCTTGCGAACAGCCGGTAGACTGTTTACAAAACCCAGCCTGTTGATCCTGTTTATCCAGGGTTTTTTCGGCGTCTTCCCCTGGAACGCCATCACCATCTGGTTTTTCTATTATCTTGGCTCCGAACGGGGTTTTGACTCTAACACACAACTGATCGTAATGGTCATTGCGGTGCTTGTCCTGGCGATCGGTTATCCGATCGGTGGCACCTTGGGCGACTTCTTCTTCAAACGTGATCGGCGCGGTCGATTGTATGTATCCATGGTCGGTGTGCTCCTGGGAGCAATCTTCCTTTACTTTTGTCTGAACGTACCCAATGAAGATGTGCTCCTGTTCACCATCATGCTGGCTCTGACTGCCCTGTTCATGCCTTGGGCATCGCCGAACGTAATATCAACGGTTTACGATATCACCCTGCCAGAAGTTCGCAGTACTGCCCTTTCCATCCAATATTTGATTGAATCAGCCGGTGCAGCCACAGCACCATTGATTGTCGGCCTGATCGCTGACCAGTCTTCACTAAAAAATGCATTCTTGATCATCTGCATCGCCACCTGGGTATTGTGCGCTGGCTTCTTCGTAGTTACCTCCTTATTTATCCGCAAGGATATCAGCGTATTACGCGATGAGATGTCGCGCCGTGCTGAGCAGGAAAAAAGCCACCAGCCAGGCCTCGAGGAAGTCGCCTAAGTGAAGCTCGCCATCATCGGTGCAGGAGGGGTACGAACTCCCCTGCTCGTTCAATCAATCTTGAAACGACAGGCTCGCCTCGGTATCACCGAGCTTAGCCTGATGGATATTGACGCTGAGCGGCTGGAATTGATCGGAGCGCTCACATCACCCATTGAGGATTCGCCAGACACCAGGTTCCATATCACCCGTACCACTGATCCGTGTCTCGCCCTATCCGCTGCGGATTTCGTGATCACCACCTTCCGCGTAGGTGGAATCGAATCGCGTGTCATCGATGAGACGGTGCCGCTAAAGTACGGTGTTCTCGGCCAGGAGACTACTGGTCCGGGTGGTTTCGCCATGGGCCTTCGCTCGATTCCCGTGCTTTTGGATTACGTCAGGCTGATGCATGACGTCTGCCCAGGGGCATGGCTGATCAACTTCGCCAACCCATCTGGAATGCTCACCGAAGCAGTCATCCGTCACGGCAATTGGCCTCGCATCGTCGGCATTTGCGATGGGCCATCGAGTATCCACGAATTAATAGCTGCGGTATTGGGAAAAAGCCCTCAAGATGTTCACCCGGATTACTTCGGACTGAACCACCTCGGCTGGATTCACAGCATCACCACAGACAATCACGACCGTCTGCCAGAATTGATGGAATTAATCAAATCAATGGGCACCGTGCCGGGAATGCCATTTGATGCGGATTTCATCACCAGCCTGGGGATGATCCCAAATGAATATTGTTATTACTATTACTACAACAAACAGGCAGTCAACAATATCCTCCAGGCAGGTGAAAGCCGTGGCGAACAGGTTGCTCGAGAAAATCTCAAGTTATTCGCAGCATTGAAAGAAAAGCATCAGGCTCAGGATTTCGATGGGATGCAATCGCTTTACCATGAGTATCTGGAACGGCGGGGCAGCAGCTACATGGTAAAGGAGACCGGTAGGTCACATGACCTGTCATTTCTTCCGCCAAATATCCTCGCGCCGATCGGTTTGGAAGGATATGCCGGTGTAGCCCTAAATCTCATTGAAGCATTGAATAGTTCTGCACCGATGGTTCAAATAATTAATATTGCTAACCATGGTGCCATCCCCACACTCGATGACCAGGATGTCGTGGAAATACCAGTACTTGTCAGTACTGATCATATTCAACCGATGCCGGTTGGCAATATCCCGCCACATTGCATGGGCCTCATCCAGCAGGTCAAGGAATATGAGCATCTGACCATCCAGGCAGCAGTGGAAAATTCTTATTACAAAGCGCTCCTGGCTCTGACCATTCATCCCCTGGTGCGCGATTATTCTATCGCCAGGTTGATCCTGGATGAATATCTTGCCCAGCACCGATCGTATTTCCCGAGCTTGCACTAGATGGCCTATGATTTTGACGTAATCATCGCCGGGAGCTACTCTGCCGACTTGATATTCACTGGCATGCAGGGGTTGCCTCAGCTTGGCATGGATACGGTCGGTTCTGATTTTTTAATGACCCCTGGTGAAGCCTATATCTCAGCTGTCAGCATGCACCGGTTGGGAGTAAAGGTAGGCTGGGCTGCCGACTTTGGTAATGATGATTTCAGCTTGTTCGCGCTCAAATGTGCCCGTGAAGAAGGCCTGGACGAAACCTTGTTTATCCATCATGACCGACCCTACCGACGGATATCCGCGGCCGCTTCTTACCCGGAAGATCGCATGTTTATCACCTATTACGATCCTGATCCACAGGTCCCTGCAGTCATCCCAGCATTAGTCAAAAACCGTGCCAGGGTGCTATATCTCCCTGGCCTGTATACGGGAAAGCTGCTCAGTGCAGGTAAAAAATTGGTCAGCCGGAAGGGAATGCAATTAGTGATGGATGGAAACTCCTCGGTGGGAGATATCACTGGAAAATCACGCCAGAGCAGCCTGGTGAGGCAGGCTATCCGAAGTGCGGATATCTTCCTACCCAATGCGCTCGAAGCCCGGCGATTGACCGGGGATCAAGACCTGGCGATCGCTGCCTGGCGTCTTGCTGAGCATTGTAAGAACGTGATAATCAAGGATGGACCCAACGGTTCATTGGCGTATGTAGCTGGCCACATTTATACAATGCCAGCCATCCCCGTCAAGCCTGTGGATACCACTGGAGCAGGCGATAATTTTAGTGCTGGCTTTTTGTGTGCCTGGCTGAATGGGCAGCCTGTCGATACCTGTTTAAAATGGGGAAACATCACGGGGGGTCTCTCTACCACAGCCACAGGCGGCACATATCCGAAGATTACCCGCGATGATGTGCTTATATACCTGGAAAACTGGCCAGATAACTCCAGTGTCTCAACTGGTCACCGAAAACATGAGGAAAATTATGAAAATCGTGCACATTGACCCTGCCGATCGTTACCGGACTGAACAATTCATCGATCTCCCAAATAAGATCTATAGCGACACACCTCAATGGGTTCCACCCCTTGCCACAGACACCCGGCGGATTTTCGACACAAAAGGCAATCCATTTTTCCATCATTCTCGGGCTGCCTTTTTCCTGGCCCTGGCTGCTGATGGCTCAGCCGTCGCCCGCCTGGCAGTTTTGAATAACCATCACTACAATGATTTCAACCATGAGCAGACAGCTTTCTTTTATCATTTTGAATGTTTTTATCATCCGGAAGCTTCGAATATGTTGTTCGAAGCAGGTTTTGAGTGGGCCAGGAACGCTGGGTTGACCAAGATCATCGGCCCCCGGGGTTTTTCCTCGCTCGATGGGCTGGGCTTGCTGGTTAAAGGTTTCGAGCACCGGCCAGCATTCGGAATTCCGTATAACCAATCATATTACGCTGATTTGGTCGAAGCTGCCGGATTTACCACCGAATCGGATATCGTTTCAGGCTATCTTCCCAGCGATATGCAATTCCCCGAAAAGGTCCATAGGATATCTGAATTGGTGCAAAAACGCCGCGGGTTGAGTATCGCCAGGTATCACAGCCGTAGTGATCTACGTAAGCTGGTCCCACAGTTTAAAGACCTGTACAACGCGATGCTCGGCAGTCTCCCAGGGAATGTGCCTCTCACCGACCAGGAAGCAAAATCGATAGCCGAGCAGCTATTATGGTTTGCTGACCCACGTCTGATCAAAGTCATTATGAAGGATAATACCCCCATCGGCTTCTTGTTCGCCTATCCCGATATCTCAGAGGCTGTTCAGAAAACAAAAGGCCGGGTCTACCCGCTTGGCTGGATCAAGCTGCTGTTGGAAAAACGGCACACGAGTTGGGTGAATATCAACGGCGCTGGGATCCTGGAAGAATATCAGGGCTTGGGCGGCACGGCGATTTTATTTAGTGAAATGTATAAAAGTATCACCGAGGGTGGCTTCAAGCATGCAGAGATCGTCCAGATCGGTGCTGAAAACGAAAAGATGCAGCGTGAGCTGCGCGAAATGGGGATCGATTTCTACAAAACCCATCGCATGTATCAAAAATCTTTATAAGCTTGATATTGAGGTTAAGTTGCTTTGGCCAGGTGGCAGGCAACCCAATGGCCGGGCATGATCTCGCGCCATTCGGGGATCGCAAGCTTGCATTGTTCAACAGCAATGGGGCATCGAGGATGGAAACGGCAACCTGGGGGAGGATTGATTGGGCTGGGGATCTCGCCTTTCAGGATGATCCGCTGGCGCTGGCGGTCACGCTTGGGGTCAGGGATTGGAACGGATGACAGCAGTGCCTGAGTATATGGATGCAGCGGGTTCTCGTATAGCTCATTCCGCTCAGCCAGCTCAACGATAATACCCAGGTACATCACAGCCACCCGATCGCATATGTGGCGCACCATGCTCAAGTCGTGGGCAATGAAAAGGTAGGTCAGGTTGAACTCATCTTGAAGCTCTTCCAACAAGTTCACCACCTGGGCCTGGATGGATACGTCAAGGGCTGAGATTGGTTCGTCGCATACAATGAATTCAGGGCTGCAGGCTAGAGCACGGGCCACACCGATGCGTTGGCGTTGCCCACCAGAAAATTCATGGGGGAAACGGTTGATCAACCTGGGGCTCAGGCCAACTTTTAACATCAGCTCGTGCACTCGTTCATCGCGCTCATGCGTGCTGCCGA
This genomic interval from Anaerolineales bacterium contains the following:
- a CDS encoding MFS transporter; amino-acid sequence: MKSSSRYRWVVVAIFFLFTLLHQADKLLIGPMTEIIIQDFNITMTQMGLVSTGALIVGAIFYPIWGYLYDRFARPKLLALASFIWGATTWLNAIAPTYSAFLVTRSSTGIDDSSYPGMYSLISDYFGPKLRGKVYGLLQFTQPLGYLVGMVLGLLLAGVIGWRGVFYITGSLGVLMAFVIFFGVKDVPRGQSEPEMAGVEIQGQYKFSLRTAGRLFTKPSLLILFIQGFFGVFPWNAITIWFFYYLGSERGFDSNTQLIVMVIAVLVLAIGYPIGGTLGDFFFKRDRRGRLYVSMVGVLLGAIFLYFCLNVPNEDVLLFTIMLALTALFMPWASPNVISTVYDITLPEVRSTALSIQYLIESAGAATAPLIVGLIADQSSLKNAFLIICIATWVLCAGFFVVTSLFIRKDISVLRDEMSRRAEQEKSHQPGLEEVA
- the glpK gene encoding glycerol kinase, giving the protein MKKYIAAIDQGTTSTRCILFDHAGLIVHAAQREHQQIYPQPGWVEHDPCEIWERTCQVIQEVLAVSKVQPSEIEAIGVTNQRETTLVWDRLTGKPLSNAIVWQDTRTKEICDQLAADGGQDRFRSRVGLPLTTYFSGPKLRWLLDHVHGLRQAAEQGQALFGNIDTWLIWWLTGGPDGGVHVTDVTNASRTMLMNLATIDWDDEVLQVIKIPKKMLPNIRASSHDSAYGVASSTGPFQANIPICGDLGDQQAAMIGQACFSPGEAKNTYGTGCFMLMNTGAHPVQSQKGLLTTLAYRFGQNPPTYALEGSVAITGALVQWMRDNLGLIQKSADIEILARSVEDSGGIYFVPAFSGLYAPYWRSDARGVIVGLTRYINKGHLARAVLEATAYQSREVLEAMEVDSGVKLRSLKVDGGMVGNDLLMQFQADILGVEVVRPQVAETTALGAAYAAGLAVDFWDSLDDLRANWQVSHTWEPAMDETKRAALYKGWLKAIQRTFDWVE
- a CDS encoding cytochrome C, whose protein sequence is MAKKTRNIILAIIIIGVALFVIIQLVPYGKDHANPLVVSEPNWDSQQTHDLARRACFDCHSNETIWPWYSNIAPVSWLVYHDVEEGRNRFNLSDWQNSSPPDAGEFSEVISESEMPPFQYLLMHSSAKLSAVEKEQLITGLQKSLGK
- a CDS encoding anaerobic glycerol-3-phosphate dehydrogenase subunit C; its protein translation is MRLPSSIDNCAGNTTFQRSPVISLDQCIKCNICTTACPVSAVTDLFPSPKYEGPQAERFRLPSQLSPDQSVDYCTGCRVCNMVCPNGVKIAELNARARAAMVKSGKVPLRLRLRNNLVARAELLGKVGLPIAPVANTLLSLKPARQFAEFALSIHHDAPLPSFSRHRFTTWFHKRQNPLRSARKVVYFHGCSTQYYEPRVGRAAVQVLERNGFEVIVPAQNCCGLPLLSNGEFPAARRYLQSNVRHLVEYARQGIPIIGTSTSCSLTLKEEAPELLDMHDEDTRLVAENTYDFNEFMLSLLDQGLLDTDLSPIPYTLVYHIPCQYRGHRIGKPGLPLLGLIPGLNIIDSRADCCGIAGTYGYKKEKYAISMDIGQPLFDFITHSYPESPLVVCDSETCRWQITHATGKPAIHPVELLAQSYGIGAITGLITS
- a CDS encoding peptide ABC transporter substrate-binding protein yields the protein MNQPLIEVKQLKKHFPIRQGLIIEKETGSVKAVDGITFDILRGETLGLVGESGCGKTTAGRTILGLYPITDGKVVISGISLAEADKTHIKLLRRKAQMIFQDPYASLNPRWTVSAIIGEPLRVHNLFGSTHERDERVHELMLKVGLSPRLINRFPHEFSGGQRQRIGVARALACSPEFIVCDEPISALDVSIQAQVVNLLEELQDEFNLTYLFIAHDLSMVRHICDRVAVMYLGIIVELAERNELYENPLHPYTQALLSSVPIPDPKRDRQRQRIILKGEIPSPINPPPGCRFHPRCPIAVEQCKLAIPEWREIMPGHWVACHLAKAT
- a CDS encoding 6-phospho-beta-glucosidase; this translates as MKLAIIGAGGVRTPLLVQSILKRQARLGITELSLMDIDAERLELIGALTSPIEDSPDTRFHITRTTDPCLALSAADFVITTFRVGGIESRVIDETVPLKYGVLGQETTGPGGFAMGLRSIPVLLDYVRLMHDVCPGAWLINFANPSGMLTEAVIRHGNWPRIVGICDGPSSIHELIAAVLGKSPQDVHPDYFGLNHLGWIHSITTDNHDRLPELMELIKSMGTVPGMPFDADFITSLGMIPNEYCYYYYYNKQAVNNILQAGESRGEQVARENLKLFAALKEKHQAQDFDGMQSLYHEYLERRGSSYMVKETGRSHDLSFLPPNILAPIGLEGYAGVALNLIEALNSSAPMVQIINIANHGAIPTLDDQDVVEIPVLVSTDHIQPMPVGNIPPHCMGLIQQVKEYEHLTIQAAVENSYYKALLALTIHPLVRDYSIARLILDEYLAQHRSYFPSLH